One Leptolyngbyaceae cyanobacterium DNA window includes the following coding sequences:
- a CDS encoding lipid-A-disaccharide synthase, translated as MKDEPQTMNADILILSNGPGELATWVRPVVQQLRQQLGYDRSQIRISVVLSPCPNASGKEAEIARSYPEVDRVQAPEHFFDFLLWGKTAENWDWRDRGVVIFLGGDQFFTVVIGKRLGYRTVVYAEWEARWHNWIDRFGVMKPEIVAKVPQKYARQFTVVGDLMAEAGNQVTEESPHSQTELIGLLPGSKAAKLAQGVPLGLAIAERIHASNPQTRFGIFVAPTLDIQKLARFADPQQNPAIEKLGWGSAELIIPPQPETPFLKTKAGLRVELFTQSPAYDLLFQCRICLTTVGANTAELGALAVPMLVLIPTQQLDAMRSWDGLPGLLANLPLIGSLFAKSINWVVLRNKRLFAWPNIWANREIVPELVGKLIPEDIAGLVLNYLNHPEELDRMRSSLRAVRGQPGAAQKLAQIAWEELCKFERTESNNSSC; from the coding sequence ATGAAAGATGAACCGCAAACGATGAACGCCGATATTCTAATTCTCTCAAATGGGCCTGGGGAGTTGGCAACCTGGGTGCGTCCGGTGGTGCAACAACTGCGACAACAACTGGGATACGATCGATCGCAAATCCGCATCTCGGTAGTGTTATCTCCTTGTCCCAATGCCAGTGGTAAAGAGGCAGAAATTGCCCGCAGTTATCCAGAAGTCGATCGCGTACAAGCACCAGAACATTTTTTTGATTTCTTGCTGTGGGGTAAAACCGCTGAAAATTGGGATTGGCGCGATCGAGGCGTAGTGATTTTTTTAGGTGGAGATCAATTTTTTACTGTAGTAATTGGTAAACGCTTGGGTTATCGTACTGTTGTTTACGCTGAGTGGGAAGCGCGTTGGCATAACTGGATCGATCGATTTGGGGTAATGAAACCAGAAATTGTCGCTAAAGTTCCTCAGAAATACGCTCGCCAATTTACCGTAGTTGGGGATTTGATGGCAGAAGCCGGAAATCAAGTCACCGAAGAATCTCCTCATTCCCAAACTGAATTAATTGGTTTGCTTCCCGGCTCGAAAGCCGCAAAATTGGCTCAGGGCGTACCTTTAGGTTTAGCGATCGCAGAACGCATTCACGCTAGTAATCCCCAAACTCGTTTCGGGATTTTTGTTGCTCCTACTTTGGATATTCAAAAACTAGCTCGATTTGCCGATCCTCAACAAAATCCCGCGATTGAAAAATTAGGTTGGGGAAGCGCTGAACTAATTATTCCCCCTCAGCCTGAAACACCTTTTCTAAAAACAAAGGCTGGCTTGCGAGTAGAATTATTTACTCAATCACCCGCTTACGATTTGTTGTTTCAATGTCGGATTTGCTTAACTACAGTGGGAGCTAATACAGCAGAATTGGGTGCTTTAGCAGTGCCGATGCTGGTGTTAATTCCCACCCAACAGTTAGATGCAATGCGTAGTTGGGATGGGTTGCCGGGATTGTTAGCTAATCTGCCATTAATAGGCTCTTTATTCGCTAAATCGATTAACTGGGTGGTATTGCGAAATAAACGTTTATTTGCATGGCCAAATATTTGGGCAAACAGGGAAATCGTACCGGAATTAGTCGGAAAATTGATACCTGAAGATATTGCAGGATTGGTTTTAAATTATTTGAATCATCCAGAGGAGTTAGATCGAATGCGTTCTAGTTTGCGAGCAGTCAGAGGACAACCAGGCGCGGCACAAAAATTAGCCCAGATAGCTTGGGAAGAATTGTGCAAATTTGAACGAACGGAAAGTAATAACTCAAGTTGCTAG